Proteins from one Methanobrevibacter arboriphilus JCM 13429 = DSM 1125 genomic window:
- a CDS encoding nitroreductase family protein: MEEIFKRRSIRKYREGEIEDEKIDKLLKAAMQAPGSRMGKEPWEFIVIKNKETINKLSEMDHNSKVLKGASLAIVLIANMENSHFKHVWQQDMAAAATTLLLEASYLDLGAVWVNIAPKEERMKYISDLFNLNENLRPFNIISIGYPAEGEENKFIDKYNEARVHYEKY, from the coding sequence ATGGAAGAAATATTCAAAAGAAGAAGTATTAGAAAATATCGTGAAGGCGAAATTGAGGATGAAAAGATAGACAAATTGTTAAAAGCTGCAATGCAAGCACCAGGATCTAGAATGGGTAAAGAACCTTGGGAATTTATAGTTATTAAAAATAAAGAAACTATAAACAAATTAAGTGAAATGGACCATAATTCAAAAGTTCTAAAAGGAGCTAGCTTAGCAATTGTACTTATAGCAAATATGGAAAATTCTCATTTCAAACATGTATGGCAGCAAGATATGGCAGCTGCAGCTACAACTTTACTCTTGGAAGCAAGTTATTTAGATTTAGGTGCTGTATGGGTAAATATTGCACCTAAAGAGGAAAGAATGAAATATATATCTGATTTATTCAATCTTAACGAAAATTTAAGACCATTTAACATAATAAGTATAGGATATCCTGCAGAAGGTGAAGAAAATAAATTTATCGATAAATATAATGAAGCTAGAGTTCATTATGAAAAATACTAA
- a CDS encoding HEPN domain-containing protein, producing MAFDEVEMEFNIANEKISHALILFENEAYNSVVILAYYAMFHAARGILAKKNIYPKTHKGITHQLGHEYIHIMDFNQDIYNLFIRSQHDRYDADYELYIVFTEEDADQSIKNAKIFIDECKRFL from the coding sequence ATGGCATTTGATGAAGTTGAGATGGAATTTAATATTGCTAATGAAAAGATTAGCCATGCTTTGATTTTATTTGAAAATGAAGCTTATAATTCTGTTGTTATCTTAGCTTATTATGCAATGTTCCATGCAGCTAGAGGGATTTTAGCTAAGAAAAATATTTATCCTAAGACTCATAAAGGTATTACTCATCAGTTGGGGCATGAATATATTCATATTATGGACTTTAATCAGGATATTTACAATTTATTTATTAGGTCTCAACATGATCGTTATGATGCGGATTATGAACTTTATATTGTTTTTACGGAAGAAGATGCAGATCAATCAATTAAAAATGCTAAGATTTTTATTGATGAATGCAAAAGGTTTTTATAA
- a CDS encoding acyltransferase, with protein MSIITTFYKYYQNFKKKKYSNKVKKVANIVGNDLKVNGPSYVTPKTELGNNVNFNGIKIQGHGKVIIGDNFHSGIECMLITDIHNYDNGKSIPYDETVISKDIIIKDNVWIGNKVTILAGVTIEEGAIIQAGSVVVNNIPKYGIAGGHPAKVFKYRDKEHYEQLKKEKKFH; from the coding sequence ATGAGTATAATAACAACTTTCTATAAATATTATCAAAATTTCAAAAAGAAAAAATATTCTAATAAGGTTAAAAAAGTAGCTAATATTGTGGGAAATGATTTGAAAGTTAATGGCCCAAGTTATGTTACTCCAAAGACAGAATTAGGAAACAATGTTAATTTTAATGGAATTAAAATACAAGGCCATGGTAAAGTTATTATAGGGGACAATTTTCACTCTGGAATTGAGTGTATGCTAATAACTGACATTCATAATTATGATAATGGCAAATCAATACCATATGATGAAACAGTTATATCAAAAGACATTATAATAAAAGATAATGTGTGGATTGGGAATAAGGTTACTATATTAGCTGGAGTTACCATTGAAGAAGGAGCTATTATTCAGGCAGGAAGTGTTGTTGTTAACAATATACCTAAATATGGAATTGCTGGAGGTCATCCAGCTAAAGTCTTTAAATATAGGGATAAAGAACACTACGAACAATTAAAGAAAGAAAAAAAATTCCACTAA
- the queC gene encoding 7-cyano-7-deazaguanine synthase QueC codes for MKFKNINNKNINNKKINNKKAISVLSGGLDSTVATSFFAKDYDIHAITFNYGQKSLNQEINASKKICEKLGMRHTIIDIQWLANLGNSALTSDNSIPKVNLDDIDNIDVSKKTANKVWVPGRNVVFTAIATSFAESEGADIIIVGWDKEEAATFPDNSKEFLNSFNELIDIGTISSSKIEIKAPLIDLDKIEIVKLGKKVDAPMDISYSCYTGENNHCGVCESCVRRKRAFIEAGVDDPTIYIE; via the coding sequence ATGAAATTTAAAAATATTAATAATAAAAATATTAATAATAAAAAAATTAATAATAAAAAAGCAATTTCTGTTCTTTCGGGAGGATTGGATTCAACTGTTGCAACAAGTTTCTTTGCAAAAGATTATGATATTCATGCAATAACTTTTAACTATGGTCAAAAAAGTTTAAATCAGGAAATCAATGCTTCAAAGAAAATATGTGAAAAATTAGGTATGAGGCATACAATAATCGATATTCAATGGTTAGCTAATCTTGGAAACTCTGCATTGACTAGTGATAATTCTATTCCTAAGGTAAATCTCGATGATATTGATAATATTGATGTTAGTAAAAAAACAGCTAATAAAGTTTGGGTTCCAGGTAGAAATGTTGTTTTTACAGCTATAGCTACTTCTTTTGCTGAAAGTGAAGGTGCAGATATAATAATTGTTGGTTGGGACAAGGAAGAAGCAGCTACCTTTCCAGATAATTCAAAAGAGTTTTTAAATAGTTTTAATGAGCTTATAGATATAGGAACTATTTCTTCTAGTAAAATTGAAATAAAAGCTCCTTTAATTGATTTAGATAAAATTGAAATTGTTAAACTTGGAAAAAAAGTTGATGCTCCTATGGATATTAGTTATTCTTGTTATACTGGAGAAAATAATCATTGTGGTGTTTGTGAATCTTGTGTTCGTCGTAAAAGAGCTTTTATAGAAGCTGGAGTTGATGATCCAACTATTTATATAGAATAA
- a CDS encoding right-handed parallel beta-helix repeat-containing protein gives MFTINRFFKPIIFVGCVLFIFLALSSVSAANHDFTTVNTTEQFQSVINNDNDNDLVISFDDGEYVDWGQLNISRNATIVGKNRGGAKFTTSSVDTLFNINATNVKIINLTISGYATAIKSNCSDLTVSDNNITTSGVSINLSSSGSANPITGVVIKDNIIKSSISADYRGAVFLFGKSADRTVFDVLFSGNNITGVSSGVYLGDGSYNSPVSSANLVFENNNITGTSRGVYLSASSSNNTNITFANNNITGTYYGVYLEPYSSNNTNITFANNNITGTYYDGVYLSASSSNNTNITFANNNITGT, from the coding sequence ATGTTTACAATAAATAGATTTTTTAAGCCAATTATTTTTGTTGGGTGTGTTTTATTTATTTTTTTAGCTTTATCTAGTGTTAGTGCAGCTAATCATGATTTTACTACAGTTAATACTACTGAACAGTTCCAAAGTGTTATTAATAATGATAATGATAATGATTTGGTGATTAGTTTTGATGATGGTGAGTATGTTGATTGGGGTCAGCTTAATATTAGTCGTAATGCTACTATTGTTGGTAAAAATCGTGGTGGTGCTAAATTCACAACATCTAGTGTTGATACTTTGTTTAATATTAATGCTACTAATGTAAAGATTATTAATTTAACTATTAGTGGTTATGCTACAGCTATAAAATCTAATTGTAGTGATTTGACTGTTAGTGATAATAATATTACTACTTCTGGTGTTAGTATTAATTTAAGTAGTAGTGGTAGTGCTAATCCTATAACAGGTGTTGTTATTAAGGATAATATTATTAAATCCAGTATATCTGCTGATTATCGTGGTGCTGTTTTTTTATTCGGTAAATCTGCTGATAGGACTGTTTTTGATGTTTTATTTAGTGGTAATAATATAACTGGTGTTTCTTCTGGTGTATATTTAGGTGATGGTAGTTATAATAGTCCTGTTTCGTCTGCTAATTTGGTTTTTGAAAACAACAACATCACAGGAACATCACGTGGTGTTTATCTGTCTGCATCCAGCAGCAACAACACCAATATAACCTTCGCCAACAACAACATCACAGGAACATACTATGGTGTTTATCTGGAGCCATACAGCAGCAACAACACCAATATAACCTTCGCCAACAACAACATCACAGGAACATACTACGATGGTGTTTATCTGTCTGCATCCAGCAGCAACAACACCAATATAACCTTCGCCAACAACAACATCACAGGAACAG
- a CDS encoding Ig-like domain-containing protein: MNYTNKTKKLIISIFIIFLLLVCLNNVSATDNDNSKGNGNDTGNITANITLSNDIGADNFDVNITSGDQSVDDCQDTNSSALYNLTDVPTGDRNVTIAINSTVNILEENDALVFNITDGFGNPITSDVIFYLNNSVYEAIYDDVNKLWFITGLNSGYWNVKINVTKSVNVIANSTNDLNLSLILNQLKVKNEKVNITIDPVLPAKNGDISEIHVKVTDEKGNPIEGVSITISINGATGFSIVKTNSYGEAILNHNYGDGKYYQWWNKPGVYPIKVMTFDTFINGINYTAKSVDGSITLINNYTPKIEVISKNSPIALYGKSIVKVRLLEYYPTKKVGEDPVWAWHPISGAYIMIWLTGTTGTMLFTDANGYATYYFDPAKTGWAKTTVSYSGYHSGNITIIQPISKEISIYVTPRADLLITNVKKITSTKYKITVKNNGEVTSQKSKLKVYYNKGRNVYSRYITVKALAKGKSITITVKLNSNNKKYKKYAVINYNHKVLEYNYDIVSKIGSNYSSKYDYSNDKISFKSDYIRYKADLAVTALSFNKKTNIYTIHVKNKGNKIATGKIYILFWYGSQKKPKSPIRLTVTLKKIKGHDTRIQPGMTLNLDGLKYPDKAKKSTILKVLNSKYKKYVYINFNKKLLESNYKNNLKGFKKSQINIVS, translated from the coding sequence ATGAATTATACTAATAAAACAAAAAAATTGATTATCAGCATTTTTATAATATTTTTATTATTGGTATGCTTAAATAATGTTTCAGCTACTGATAATGATAATAGTAAAGGTAATGGTAATGATACTGGTAATATTACAGCTAATATTACTTTAAGTAATGATATTGGTGCAGATAATTTTGATGTTAACATTACCTCTGGTGATCAGTCAGTTGATGATTGTCAGGATACTAATTCAAGTGCTTTATATAATCTAACTGATGTTCCTACTGGTGATCGTAATGTTACAATAGCTATTAATTCTACTGTTAATATTTTAGAAGAAAATGATGCTTTGGTTTTTAACATTACTGATGGTTTTGGTAATCCTATTACTTCTGATGTTATTTTTTATCTAAATAATTCTGTTTATGAAGCTATTTATGATGATGTTAATAAATTGTGGTTCATTACTGGTCTTAATTCTGGCTATTGGAATGTTAAAATAAATGTTACTAAAAGTGTTAATGTAATAGCTAATAGCACTAATGATTTGAATCTGTCATTAATACTTAATCAACTTAAAGTTAAGAATGAAAAGGTCAATATTACAATTGACCCAGTTTTACCTGCTAAAAATGGAGATATTAGTGAAATACATGTTAAAGTAACTGATGAAAAGGGTAATCCTATTGAAGGGGTTTCTATTACTATTAGTATTAATGGTGCTACTGGTTTTTCAATTGTAAAGACAAATTCATATGGTGAAGCTATATTAAATCATAATTATGGTGATGGTAAGTATTATCAGTGGTGGAATAAACCTGGTGTTTACCCTATTAAAGTAATGACTTTTGATACTTTCATTAATGGAATAAATTATACTGCAAAGTCTGTTGATGGTTCTATTACTCTTATTAATAATTATACTCCTAAGATAGAGGTAATCTCAAAAAATAGTCCTATTGCTTTATATGGTAAATCTATAGTTAAAGTTAGGTTACTTGAGTATTATCCTACAAAAAAAGTTGGTGAGGATCCTGTATGGGCTTGGCATCCAATTAGTGGAGCATATATTATGATATGGTTAACAGGAACTACTGGAACTATGTTATTTACTGATGCAAATGGTTATGCTACTTATTATTTTGACCCTGCAAAAACTGGCTGGGCAAAAACAACAGTAAGTTATAGTGGTTATCATTCTGGAAATATTACTATAATACAACCAATTTCAAAAGAAATCAGTATATATGTTACTCCAAGAGCAGACCTATTAATCACGAATGTTAAGAAAATAACTTCAACAAAATATAAAATCACTGTTAAGAACAATGGAGAAGTGACTTCCCAAAAATCTAAGCTTAAAGTATATTATAATAAAGGAAGGAATGTTTATTCGAGGTATATTACAGTTAAAGCTTTAGCTAAAGGTAAAAGCATTACTATAACTGTCAAATTAAATAGCAATAATAAAAAATACAAAAAATATGCTGTAATCAACTATAATCATAAAGTTCTTGAATACAATTATGATATTGTTAGTAAAATTGGTTCTAACTATTCAAGTAAATATGATTATTCTAATGATAAAATTTCATTTAAATCTGATTATATTAGATATAAAGCTGATTTAGCTGTCACTGCATTATCTTTTAATAAAAAAACTAATATATACACTATTCATGTTAAAAACAAAGGTAATAAGATAGCTACTGGTAAAATTTACATTTTATTTTGGTATGGGTCTCAAAAAAAGCCTAAATCTCCAATACGCTTAACTGTTACTCTTAAAAAAATAAAAGGACATGATACTAGGATACAGCCAGGTATGACTTTAAATCTTGATGGGCTTAAATATCCTGATAAAGCTAAAAAAAGTACCATACTAAAAGTTTTAAATAGTAAATATAAGAAGTATGTTTATATTAATTTTAATAAAAAGCTTTTAGAGTCTAATTATAAGAATAATCTCAAAGGATTTAAAAAATCACAAATAAATATCGTTTCTTAA
- a CDS encoding nucleotidyltransferase domain-containing protein — protein sequence MVNKKQLAIDFANSLNRHEIEKIILFGSVARGEDTKDSDIDILIITNNKSKIIDDVYSKVGKIILELDEYLSVKIIRKNNYEQVKNSHIMTSIEKEGILI from the coding sequence ATGGTGAATAAGAAACAGTTAGCTATTGACTTTGCAAATTCTTTAAATCGCCATGAGATTGAAAAAATTATTTTATTTGGTTCTGTAGCTCGTGGTGAAGATACTAAGGACTCAGATATTGATATTTTGATTATTACTAATAATAAGTCTAAAATTATTGATGATGTTTATTCTAAAGTTGGTAAAATAATTTTAGAGTTAGATGAATATCTATCTGTTAAAATAATAAGAAAAAATAATTATGAACAAGTAAAGAATTCTCATATAATGACTAGTATTGAGAAAGAAGGCATTTTAATTTAA